From the Lemur catta isolate mLemCat1 chromosome 1, mLemCat1.pri, whole genome shotgun sequence genome, the window TGGTCATGCAAGGTGTCACATCCCTAGAGTGAGGGCAGGGGGATCCTTGAACAAATGACCAGTCTGTCTCCTACTGTGCaagtctaaaaaaaagaaaaaagtctgtgttGTGGGGGAAAGTACTGCCATTGCGGGTTACAGTAAGAATCGGAGATGATGTGGGCTGAACTGTAGCCCATCATCAGTGCCTGTCAGTCAGTGGTTATTTCCTGAGTGCCCagtacatgccaggcattgtcccCTGCCATGGGGACAGTGAGTAGGTCAGACATGGTCTCCCCTCCTGTAGAGGGGGGAGAGGTTACACCTGCACAGACGTAACACAGGTTGTAAAACATTGTGACTCACAGGGGTGCCAGGCGAACGTATGGAAGGAACTctagcttttcctttctttttttaaattttgactcaTCCATCTTGTTTCTGATACAGTCTGTCTGATTTTTAccatcaaagaaatagaaaacaaagttcTCTGTTCGTCACCACTCCACAGAAATTAGACCCCTACAGAAATTAAGCAGCATCTTAAAATGCTGGAGTCAGTGAATTCTAGCATCCAGGCCCCCAGAGGTCAGGGTGCCAGCCttggcccagggctggggtggtgggagggaggctCTGGGCCAAGGGCTCCAGGGCGTGTAGACGACAGGAAGCATCCAGTGCCCAGCAGGGAGCTCTGCAGCCACGGGGGCTGGTGGATATGTTCTCAAGCAAGAGCTGTGTGCGCAGGGAGGCGGCTGTCCAGGGTGGAGACAAGCCCTGCTCACGTCTGGCTGGGCACACGGAAGGCGAGGCTGAATCGTGCAGGGCTGGTGCAGTGGGTCAGGGCAGGGAGCGCATGATCCGCAGGGGAAAGGCTTCACGGAGAAGGAGATGCTGTCCTTCCACCGAGGAGGGGGACGGGGGAGGAGGGGCCCCAGCCTGAGCTGAGCCCACTAGTAGGGAGCCATCTGCAGGGACAGGCCCATCCTGTTCCAAGAGTCAATCCTGACTTTAGGGACATCAGGAGTCGCACTGACTTTGTTCTGATTCGTTACTGTCCTGCTTTATTCTAGAGGGCTCTTCGGGAGGCATTTTTGTGGGAAAGGGTGGGGCATGCTTGGCCATCACACCCCAGCCAGTGGTGCGGAGGAGGCAGAGCTTGGGAAGGCCCTGCGTCTGCTCTCCCTCGTGCCATTGGGGACAGAGACCCACCCAGCTCTCCGGGAGAGGCAGAGCGGACCCTGGGGGAGAGCTCTGAGCTGCCAGTCAGGAGCCTGGGCTCTAGGCACAGCCCTCCACGGCCGCTGTGTGAGCTGAGGAAGGCTTATGCCCTCTCTGAAAAATAAGGAGAAGAGCCATCTGTTCCATGTGCAGCAAAGGTCCCAGTGACGTGTGGGGAAATGCTTGACAAAGGTCACATGTTACCAACCAGAGCCTAccgtggggagggcagggaagcaTTTGTGGAAGAGGAAGGCCAGCAGGGGCCCATCAGTGATGAATGCCGTGGTGGATAAATCATTCAGAGCTTTGGGGATCCTTTTAGGAGGAGTAAATTTCCTGTTTCCACTTAGCTCTGCCTGCTGAAAGTGTTTTCCCGAAGATGCAGCTCTGGACGATGCCTGGGACCTGCCCAGAGACACAGGAAAGGCCTCCTGTGGAGTGTCTTCTGGGCGGGCCGggccgggtgggggtggggggctgggggccccAGGGGAGTCTGAGCACCCAGCTCCTCGGAGGACCCATCCTAGGGACCGTCCTCCCTGGGGCCTTGTCCACAGCCCAGATCCTCTAGGAAGCTTTCCCCAAGGAAGACGGCAGCTTGACACTCACCTGTGTCCATGCGGTTCACCACACCTGCACTGAGGAATCGTGttctcctgtctccctccctcccaaggGCAGGATTGTGTTTGGTTCACTCCTGTGTCCTCTCTGGCAGTCAGTTATTTACTCAGTGCCaagtatatgccaggcactgcttgAGACAGTAGTTGTCACTATTTAAGTCACTATCTTTTTCAAGTAAACTTTCACGGACAGACGTGTTTGCAGACGGCCTGTGTACCACTAGATGAGCTCGGCGTGGACACACCCGCACAGCCGGCACCCAGGTCAAGCAAATGGAAATGGCCAGCACCCCAGAGGTGCCCTGAACTCCCCGTTCATCATGCCACACCCCCCTAAGTGGGCCACTATCCTGACTTTGGATagcatagttttgccttttttgaaCTTGATATCAATGGAATGACATATCAATTActcttttggaaatatatttttcactcaGCATTGGGCAATGATCCCTGTTGCTCATCCTCACTGATGGATAGCATCCCACTGTGTGAATGTACCTAATTTACCCATTCTGCTGTTAATGGGCATCTGCGTTGTTTCCAGTATGGGCCTATTACCATTTTGCTcctgtcttttggtgaacatgtATCCTTTTCTGTTGGGTATAACCTCAGGAAGGATTCTGCAGGGTTGAGGGGATAGGTGTAATAGTACCTTTTTGAATGTGTACATGCCTGTGTGAAGAATGAATGTCCACGGCTTCATGGGGCGAGGGGATAGGAAACATGGGAGCTggttcttgttctctctctctctctctgtgtcacacacacacacacacacacacacacactcactcactcactcacttttCCTAAGCTTAGCTCTAAGTgcacctgcctcctgccccagccagggGGTAGTTGGCTTCAGAGCCTGACAGGATCTGCTGTTAAGCTGCAGGGTGGGGCCTCGGCTCACACTGACGCCCTTCTCTATAACAGAGAAGCTAGCAGTTCCCCAGCCCAGACATCTGTTCCCCCAGGACTCTGCGCTACACCTGTCTCGGAGGTCAGCATCTGGTCCTAACAGTCTCGGGGGGCCACATCAACctggcctcttctctctctctctctgaaagaaTGAGCCGGCCGACCACCCTCAGCACGCCCATAACCTGCCCTCACCTCCACCTGAGATGGCGATTTCCAGTCAACTCCCTCCCTTCATACTTGCCACTGCTGACCTCTCCCTGACCCCATCAGTCCCTCTCCAAGTGGCTGGGATGAGGAATAACATGGGGTCCCAGTGATCTCGTTTGGTTCAGAAAACACAGGGTAGCTCTGTTCACTGACTGTGACCCTGGGATATGTTGATTATGGggagaaaataaaaccttttgGGATAGAAAAGAACCCTTTTGGACCCCCAATAATCTGAAGGGACCCCAGTGAATTCTAGCTGGACCTACTGATCTTCTGTTGACCTCTCAATGATTTGTCCAGAGATGCCCACTGTGTCCCCCACATTCATCTACGGCCTTCGGTTGCTCAGGAGACCCAAATCCTTGGTGTCTTCCCCATATACTCAGTGCAGCCTCCAAATTGTGCTAGAACCCCCTCATTCTAGATTCCTGGCTAACATGGGCTCTGGATCCCCTGTGCAACTCACACCCAGGCCTCGGGGACCTGCCCTCCAGATACCACGTGGCCCCCTGGCTCTTCCCAAGGGCTCCTGAGCTGACTGACTGCTTAGACCGGTGTTGCTCATAGGCTAGGAGGGCTCTTCCAGGTCCTTCTGCAGATAAATGGACGTGCCTGCATTTGCTTTGTGAATTTTGACATCACAGTTCACACAGGCAGATTCTAAAAATGAGGGCAGATAATCCACCCCTTTGTTTACTGCACAGGGCCCTGGTTGAGGCAGATCTCAGATGTTCATGGCAGGGTAATCAGACAGGGTCTACACGGTCCTCTGAAGTAGAGTTTGTTGCAGACTAATCAGAGTCAAGGTCTCTACAGTGCCCTGGAGTAGACTGGCCCCAGGAGGGGAGCCCAAAGTCCATGGTGCTGAGTACATGCAATTGAGGGACGCTGGTGGAATCAAGGGCCCCAGCCCTAACAGAGGTGCGAGGGGGAGGAGACAGGAGCAGCTGATTCCAAAAGTGCTAAGATCTGAGGCCGATTCCCAAGATGAGCTCTTTCTCAGATCCAGGGGCCACACCTGAGCCCGAGGCAGTGTCAGGTTCAAGGGACCAGACTCAAGTCCAAGATAAGCCAGGCTGGCACCAAGCCAGAGTGACGTGGCACCAACAGTAACCTCAGGTGATACCCAGAGGGCTGAGCTGTGGTTCCCTGGATGCCCCCACCTAAAGCCAAAGCTGTCCCTGTCTGGGCGGCCCTGGGTGTGCAAGTGATGCGGGGAGGAGAGAAAACAGGCCGCAGAGCAGGGCAGGGTTTGATCGCAGGAGCTCAGCAAGTTGAGAGAGTAACACAGGCTGCCTTGGGAATCAGAAGTTTGGAGCTCTGGCCCTGCTACCTCCCTGCCATGTGATATAGTTGACTAAACTCTTGGCTGCTTCGGCTATAAACTTGCAAAACTGTCccacccttccctgcccaccaCACAGAGTTGCTGGGTGTGGCAGGTAAGCTGCCATCTGGGAAAAAGCCTTGTGAACTGTAGGTCGCTGCTCAGACACTGTGGTGTTGCACTGATCCACGATGCCGCGTGTTTTGTCATCATTTTGCACTGATGCTCCAGATCTCTGTCCTGGGAGAAATTATCTGGACTTGCATACTAGGCGACAGGACAGGTGTCACACAGAGCCCGGGCTTTCTGATCTCCCATCTAGACTCGCACACAGGGCTTTGGGCTGGGGACTGAGAAAGACGGGAGGAAACAAATCGTCACCGCTTTCTCCAAATCTAGACTCGCACACAGGGCTTTGGGCTGGGGACTGAGAAAGACGGGAGGAAACAAATCGTCACCGCTTTCACCAAACCCAGGAACTCTCCAGCCATGGCTGGCTGCCCGCAGTGGGGTCGCTCCTCCGTGGGGGCCGGTTAGTTCCAGGACGcactccccagcccagccttTAGTCTCTCCTGGCAGGTGCGTGGGGGCGTGGGGCCACCGCCTGGACTCACAGGCTCTCCACCTCCACTCACAGACCCAGCAAAATAGGGCTCCACGCACTGTCTTAGGACTTGCCatcttaaaaataacttattggGTTGTtcttgattataaaagtaatatatattcattttaggaaactagaaaattcaaaaaagcaaacagaaaaacaccATTAATACTGTCATGTATTTACCTTGCCTTATTTTTTACTTGTATTCCCAACACCTTCCCATATCTGATTCCTGAAGAATTCCAGCTGACCTCTAATCACCCCTCCTTGAACCCTACTGTGAGACTGAGTCCAGAGATCCTCCTCGCTCCCTTCATTCCACACACAAAGGGGTGGCACAGGAAGTGTTAAAGGCATTACCAATTCCCAGTGATTGAATTGTAATGAGGACGAGATGCTAAATTAAAGTTTATTGCAGAATAAAAGAGTGTGTCGTCAGCATTTGTAAGAGGCTACAATGAGATGCCTTCCAGAACTTGGCAATACAATTACGTAGCGTTAAATTAGTAGAGTGCACACAGAGATGAGATTAGCTGTCTGCAGGAGTCACTTTAAAACACCAGTTATCTTTTGTGAAGGCAGACAGCTAGCCTCGAACACCGGTCAAGATGCGAGTGAACACGGAGGCAGCAGGGGCCTAACCAAGGCCCCTGGGACGTCTGCAGAAACGTGGCAcgtgtgggggaggaggagggtgtgtggagcacagagaaggggtgaggagggaggccTGGCGGCGTTCGCAGTCGCAGAGCTGTCTGGGGAGAGCTGCCAGCCTGCGGGAAGGTGTtggctggggagggacagggatgAGGCAGtgcaggcagggccaggagtGTGGACTCTACAGCCAGAGTGATGGGTTCAAATAGCGACTCCTGCTGGCTTACGGGCTGCGCCACTGTGGGCAAAAGTGTGTACTTCTTCAGctcttctcccagtctgtgaaatgggatgCTGTCATTCCCCTCAGTGCTGCTGTGAAGGTCATGCTTAGAAAGCAATAAGGTAGCTGATAAGCCATAATTCTTAATACTATTAACAATGATATCATCACTGATAATTTATTTAGCAGTTCCTAGTGAGGTTGTTCTATAGAAGCCAACTCCAGCAGCGGCTTGTTTCTGGGTGTGCTGAATAAAAACCACAAGCTCCTTGACCTGCCACAGTGACGGGCGACCCCCAAGTGCCGCCGTGCCCCCAGACCCCGGGGGCGGCAGCCTGCCTCGCCGCCTGGCCTGTAGTGGGAGCTGCGGCCATACACTGCCTTTCACGGCATGTGGAAACAAACACAACGGCTGGAACTGTGTGAAATAAATACTACTTGTGGGGGCACGGTTAAGTTTTATTTGCTATAGACCCAGTGTAGCCAACAAAAACGTTCTTAGTACAAAGAGTTCTGGGAATTATCATGAGTGGTGACCAGGAGCATGTATTTGTGGATAATATTTGCCTGGACTTTATGAAGTAATGTAAAGTTTAAATGGGATAATGGGTGTAAACGGCTTGTTCCCTAGCACACAATAAACCCTTGATATAAATGTTTCGCATTTTGCAaatgttagtttttgttttggggttggGGGAACAGTATTCCACACTCTAAAACAGATCTGTTCTggtacaaaagaagaaaaatcacgtTTATTTTACAAGGCAGTATTTTCCTAAAGTATTATACATAAAGGAAAGTTGAGCTGTCTGTaggaaaacaatataattttaggaaattacagaagaatcaacattgtgcttaaaactttaaaatagtttttaaaaaacagcacagCAAGTGAATATTGCAAGGTATGAATAGCCTTCAAAAATGATGTGAACACAATGATAGGGAAGCTCAGTATTAAAACTGCTAGTGATGGGTCACTTTCAGATGCGTTTAGGCTAACAGTACTGCTTCAATCTTAATAGAAAAAGGAACTCGGCACTAACTGAAACATGGCCCTTTTGTAATACAGTCAACTCTCAATTATCCATAGGAATGAAAAGGAGTactgacaaaatttttaaatggtgaataaTACCAAAGTTAATTTTGAGAAGTGCCCTTGGGTTTATGTTTGGATGTGAGAAGGACTGACATCCCTGGCACTCACAGCACTGATAAAGTGGAACTATCActtgccttctctctcttcctcctcctcaatgGGAAAAGACAAAATCACAAACTACTGAAAAGCCTAAACTATAACTGGCCTCCTTGATCCTGTTTCACACCTTCTCTGGAGAAGGGGATAGGAAAGAAAACTGTTAAAACTTTATCTTCTTCATGTAAAAAGCTAAAACATGACAAtaaaattttgcaaatgagaTGTGGAATAATTAAGAgctgattataaatattttaacttgtgctttttttcttgccTAGTAGTATCTATACCACCAAACTTATCTGGATGTTTTGATAGCTTTCTAAATTATCCAGTTGCATCCTGTTACCCAGGGAGAGAATAAATTTGCATAAAAGGAGTTATGATCAGTCCCAAAAGAACTGCAATGTTTCAAATAGACCAGGAAGTGGAggtgaagaaataaaacagtccCAAGATAAATGCAAAAAGTACTTCAGGAAAAAAACTATGTAGTTTTGTTCTGCTcttggtggttttgtttttgttttgtattgcaTTACCTTGAACAACAAGTCTTCCCCTTCCAGGGAAGCAACTGTTCTTCTTCAGGGTTGTCCTCAaattctcatcttaaaaattaaaaggtaacAAATATGAGATTTGATAATAAAGCCTTATGTTTTAATATACCAAATAGTTATAACTTCAAAAGCATTTTAACTGCTTTGTCATTTCTCAGAAAAGTTCTGAGCATACTTGAAActtgaaaattctaaaataaatcttGGATAGATAATTCTACTAAATGTGGAATTTAGTTTTCTTAAGCTTCAACCTAATAGTTTTTATACCAACTTTCCAAAAGTAGGAACAGTGACAGTTTTCCACAAAAGCCTAAGAAAGCAGTTTATGCATCCATATAGCCAACCCTTGCTCTAGTGAGCATACCACTAGGTCCAATTATAAAGCTTTCATGTGTCTCAATGTGCAAGTGTTAATCATGTGGCTATTTAATATGACTGTGTTCAATGTCGACAGTGCAGTTGCAGTctaaacattttctaaagtgcctataaatatgtgtatacaaATTAGCAATGTAATAATATCAGCATTACAGAGAAATTCTTTCATAGAATATAGAACAGAATAGGCCTAGAATTTAAATTGAAACTACACATTTTTATATCCTTATCAGTTGATTTTGGAATGCAAGCACAAAGAAACAATTCCATTCAATCATATATTTCAGAGAATTATTAACTGTgctaggacaaaaaaaaaattttgcttgtGCTTATTTAGAAAAGGCCGTTTTGAGATCCAGGAGTATATGATATTTACAATATAATGGAACATCTCCAATTCTATACAGTAGACAGTAGTAAGTGAAGCTTAGtgagtttttaattataaagagattgtgcaaatatttaaagtgattattaaCCATTGTTAAAtccaaaaattacattaaaatcatGGCTAATCTGAATGGCAGTTCAGGAGTTTAAAAAACAGGAACCTAGACAAAAGTCATAGATAGATAGTATTGATAAAGGGGCCCACCCTTGACAGTTAGCCAAGTTTCAGAAATGTGGCCCCATGACCATGTATTTCCATGGCTTTGGAAACCTGCTTGTTGACTCCAGTTAGTTTAATGGGTGGGAATGTGGGCCCATAATAGAGCATTGATGGGAACAGTGTAGAGAAAGAAGCCCCCCTCCATGTGCCCACCCAGGGGATTCAATGAGTTCACCCATGGGGTAAATCTAGACAGGGCCCTGGTGTTGCTGTTACAACCCTGAGTACGCGATGAATGACTGCACCACTGTAGGCTGATGGGTGGCTTGCAGGCACTTGGCTCCCATGCCTGATGACAGCTGGCCACTGACTCGAGGGAGGCTGTGAGAACCTCAGGCAGGCTCATCAGATGCCCCCAGGCCACCTGGGCCATGCCAAAGCAGGGAAAAGCCCCTTATGCCCACACCTGCCTctaccttctctctcctctgccttgtTGTTCCTGGAGTTCCTTTTATTGCCTTCTTGGTTTGACTTGTCGAGTCTTTAAATTTCCGTAAGTAGGAACTTTATGCTGCATTGTCATCTAGCACAGAAAGTTTTAACTTAACACTGCAAAGAAAAATGCATACGCTGCCTTCTAAACCCTATGGATGTTTTGGccgcctaaacctaacaaaaaGTTCTAGTAAATGACTTGAACTATGTGTACAACTTAGGAAAGCAGATTCTTCCTTGACTAGTTTGTGAAAGATGCCAAATGGAGGCTTCAGGGGAAAACACAACAGGCTTCTTATTATTTCTTAAGATACAAACTAATGTGACATAGAAAACATGTGTCACAATGCTGACAGAGCACAAGATAATGCCAAGAAAGCATGCTCATGGATAGTTAGAAGTATTTTTCTACCTCCAACATTGATGGTTCTCATTTCATTTGGccatatttaaattttcctgGATTCTTAACTATGCCTCATGGATAGATTTGAAGAAATGGTAGATAACCAACTAACATGAGAATACCTAGTATAAATGGAGATCAGGAGTAGAATTCTGAAGAGagctaaataagaaagaatattcaCTATTTTGTGCATGTGAGAAGAGAACATATACAACAGACCATGGATATTAGTATAGTAAAGTGAATGAatattatgcaaaatattttctcatcagTGAACTATTTCAACTGCTTTTGCATTTGCATAAAAAAATCCATGCATCATACTGAATTCTAATCCATTTTTCACCCAAGTCATTCTAATGCTTCATACAACCAAATGAAGCAGAATTAATCAAACCTATTAGATTCATTCCTAATCCCTAAAGGACTTCTGTCTTTAGCATTTCCATGCTAACTAAAactattaattgattttttttcctgtaaaattcAGATGTGGCTGCCTcctaaatataatatgtatataacttCCTAAAAGTTTTCCCCAGATTtgaataataattaagaaaagcaGGGAAATGTTGGGGAACTCACCCAAGAGGCCAGCTCAAATGCTGTAACACCTTCCCCAGCTGGCCCAAGTCAAGTACATCTCTGCTTCCCCTGGGTTCCCAGGGCATTCTGGGTACTGTCACTGCATGCGTCATATCCCTTGTTGGATTATGGGCCCCTTCGTGGTGGGAATCAGGTCTTATTCATTCTGTATCCCCCCTTAGCACCCTGTAAAGTGTAGGTGCTCAGCTAAAACTGTTTTGATCATGAAACAGATGAGGTTTCTTCTTATGTGAAGGTCTAGCTCAGCCCCAGTCATGGAGCGTTGTACCGACACTGGCCATAACCAGGGGCTGCGCTGGCTTCCAGTGACCTCCCAGACGTAAGCCAAGGCAGCTCTGGTCCAGCCCCAGTGCTGctgttggggggggggcaggaaggAACAGCATCTGCCAGGGTACACTCTGTTCCTCGCAAGTGAGCTGCTTCCCACATGGGACTAGCAGGACAGGAGTGCCTATGACCATGCTGAAAGGAATGCCAGGAGTCTTCCTGCGAAGGACCGGCAACTTAGAAATACTGTCTCCTTCACTCTGGGTAGCTCCTCAATCTGATCCGTGATACTCTGTGATCATTGCTTCACTGCTTTCAAAGTTCCAAGTGAAATTAAGGCTGGGTCACAATTTATGACACCAGATGCTACATAGAAAGTAAGTcaagatacaaaagaaaactataataaaaagaatGTCTTAGTTGTAAGACTAATTTAAGAGTGAAGCTAATCAGCAGACCACCAAACTGCTATGGTTGTTAACGAGGGGTAGAAAATATCAACAGCATTGGAATAAAGAATCCATCAGACAAAGGTACAAAAGCTCAGCATGGATCAGACGCTGCAGCTTCCTGCCTGGACTCTCACACGGTGGTTTCTATTGTTTCAATCACTTCCAGATCAGACTGTGAAGGGGAGAGAAGGGTGCACTCGTCCGGTTCCCAGCTGCTCTCTGGACTGTAATCTTCCTCTGAACTCAGTTCTGCTCCTTCTTCTGTGTCCTCATCACACGATTCCACATAGTGAGCCCCAATTGCATTGATCCCAGAGTCCTCAGAACTTGAGGGAGAAGAGCAGTGATCTATTTTTGGTGTACTGCTCTCTTTTGAAATTAAGGCATCGTGTGCAGAGACCTCCTCGGGGCTCATTTTGTGGGAATGTGGTGCTGGCTGCTTCTGCACATAACACATCTTCCCATTAATACATTTAACCTGATAGTTGTCAATAAAGAGGTCTGAAATCATACAGTACCTTGGTGAgtcagggggaaggggaggctggAAGACAGATgcaaatttcaaaaaatgttcAGTGAGGGAGACTGAGATCTGAATGGTGTTTGCGGGTTCCCGAGGCCTAGCAGGAATCTCAGTGCTTGGAAGCTGTTCCACAGGGGTCATAGGCTGATACACATATTTGCCTGTGGAGACACACAAAAGACAATTAAATTCTACAAGTATTACACAAACTATATTAATGTAGCCACATGGTTTCTTTCTGAGGActcagaatgttttaaaaaacatttcagtaACTCCTCAAAAGAAACTAGTAATAAAATCATTCAACATTGTTATAATCAATTAAAAAGAGAGCATGGCATACAATAATTTTCATCTAAAAAAACTCAATATACTTTCCAAATCTTTATTTATGAGTCTTTCTAATGCCTGTGAAATAGGTAGGTGGATACTATAATCCTTATTTTGTAAACAACTTTAACTGATATACCCATCAAACTGGAACAAAGAATGTCCACAATATAGTACAGTGAAAATACAAGTTGTAAAATAGTATAACAtaccataaaattataattccagttttatctttaataatatgtt encodes:
- the C1H3orf70 gene encoding UPF0524 protein C3orf70 homolog, which gives rise to MSSAAAPERGWKSEKLDEAQALARSCAARRPDFQPCDGLSICATHSHGKCFKLHWCCHLGWCHCKYVYQPMTPVEQLPSTEIPARPREPANTIQISVSLTEHFLKFASVFQPPLPPDSPRYCMISDLFIDNYQVKCINGKMCYVQKQPAPHSHKMSPEEVSAHDALISKESSTPKIDHCSSPSSSEDSGINAIGAHYVESCDEDTEEGAELSSEEDYSPESSWEPDECTLLSPSQSDLEVIETIETTV